The Chryseobacterium glaciei DNA window ACTTCATCTGCAATGAAAAGAACGTTGTGTTTTTTACATAATTCAGAAGCATTTTTCAGGAAATTTTCGTCCGGAACATAAACTCCTGCTTCTCCTTGAATTGGTTCAACCAAGAATGCCGCAATATTTTGAGCATCCTGAGTTAAAATTTCCTCTAAAGCTTGAATATCGTTGTACGGAATTTTAATAAATCCTGGAGTAAAAGGCCCATAATTCTGATTCGCGTCAGGATCATTTGAAAAAGAAACAATCGTTGTCGTTCTTCCGTGGAAATTATTCTCACAAACAATGATCTTTGCAGCGTTTTCTGAGATTCCTTTTACTTCATAACTCCACTTTCTTGCTAATTTTACGGCGGTTTCCACAGCTTCTGCTCCAGAATTCATTGGTAAAACTTTATCAAAACCAAAAAGGGTAGTAATTTTCTGTTCGTACTCTCCTAAATTAGAATTGTAAAATGCTCTCGATGTTAAAGCTAATTTCTTAGCTTGATTTACTAAAGCTTCAACAATTTTAGGATGAGAGTGTCCTTGATTTACAGCAGAATAAGCAGAAAGAAAATCATAATATTTCTTACCTTCCACATCCCAAACGAAAACGCCTTCTCCACGGTCTAAAACCACTGGAAGAGGGTGATAGTTGTGGGCACCATGTTTGTCTTCAAGGTCAATAAAATACTGTGAGTTTTTTGCTGTTTCTACTGTTGACATATATTTTTGCTTTTGTACAAAGTTAGTGATTTATTTTAAAGTTGTGAAAGTGACTTGAATCAGTAATAATAAATAAAGAGAATGTTTTTTTAATGAAATTTAAAGGAATATTATTCCTAAAAATTATTGATAAAGATTGTGATCTACGTAAAAAATGCAGTTTGGTAGAATTCTTTCCAGTTTGATGATTTCTTCTAGAATACGATCTCTATTCATTTCAGAATATTGGCTGTATTCATATTTTATTGAAGAGAGCAGTAGTTCCACCAAAAGTTTTTTTCGATACCTTTAAGTTTCATGTAAGTAATTTTTGAAATAGATTTATTTAATCATACCAATATTCTTTTTTAACCTTAAAACCTGCTTTTTGAAAGGCTTTCTGTATTTCAATTCCTAAATCTTCATTTTGTTTTTCATTGGAAATGTAGAGGAAAAACAGACTTTCAGTAAACTTTTGTTCCTTTTGGGTATCGTCGAAAGTTGTCGTCGTTGTTACAACAGCATCTTTTTCTGTTTCTAAAATTACTTGAATATCTTTCCCGATTTTCAAAATTTTATTAAGCGGAACTTCTTGTTTAATAATTTGGTAGCCACTGAAATATGGACTTGTCTTTTTAATTTGAAAAGTCAGATTTTTATTATTATCAATACTGAATTCTTTAACGATACTGATGGTGTCTCCGTTGAAATTAGAATATTTTAATTGATTTTTTACTTCTTTTTTCAGTTCTCGGTTAAGTATCTTGATGATCGTTTTTTCCTGAGCCGAAAACAAACTCCAGAATCCGAAGAACATGATCAATAATAAAAACCGTTTTGAATTATTTTTTTGTCTCATTTTCTGTGGTTTGATTTAAAATTAAGTTGAAATAATC harbors:
- the rocD gene encoding ornithine--oxo-acid transaminase; protein product: MSTVETAKNSQYFIDLEDKHGAHNYHPLPVVLDRGEGVFVWDVEGKKYYDFLSAYSAVNQGHSHPKIVEALVNQAKKLALTSRAFYNSNLGEYEQKITTLFGFDKVLPMNSGAEAVETAVKLARKWSYEVKGISENAAKIIVCENNFHGRTTTIVSFSNDPDANQNYGPFTPGFIKIPYNDIQALEEILTQDAQNIAAFLVEPIQGEAGVYVPDENFLKNASELCKKHNVLFIADEVQTGIARTGRLIACHHEDVQPDILILGKALSGGMYPVSAVLANNEIMNVIKPGQHGSTFGGNPIACAVAIAALDVVADEKLSQRAEELGQLFRSEIEKLIEKSDLITKVRGKGLLNAILINDTPDSSTAWNLCLQLKENGLLAKPTHGNIIRLAPPLVITEEQLLDCVRIIEKTILEFK